In Planctomycetia bacterium, one DNA window encodes the following:
- a CDS encoding protein kinase: protein MTGPKAGERISEYVLDEQIGVGSFGQVWKAHHHIWKNDTVAIKVPTDSQYVRNLQKEGIAIHGLRHPNIVRAIGLDPFADVPYLVMEYVEGLSLAGLIERHPRGLPPSSVQQITVGILRALEHAHTNGVIHRDIKPANVLVAGAGRKPVETIVTDDVKVTDFGLGQAGEVTTASILQSGSLVSEEGRSISGTLAYMSPEQRDGGQTDNRSDLYSVGIVLFEMCCGERPSGGDLPSHIRPGLPSWVDGVFSKLYTRRDRRLASATEALAMIDAGSAPPIIRSSDHLRSRPVGVAVGGSCPACGGRVERDDNFCIHCGAQLVTNPRRCEQCGGYPAADDRFCVFCGGALPERVG, encoded by the coding sequence ATGACCGGGCCAAAGGCTGGAGAACGAATCAGCGAGTACGTCCTCGATGAACAGATCGGGGTCGGTAGCTTCGGCCAGGTTTGGAAGGCCCACCATCACATCTGGAAAAACGACACGGTCGCCATCAAGGTTCCGACCGATTCGCAGTACGTGCGAAACCTTCAGAAGGAAGGCATCGCCATTCACGGGCTGCGTCACCCGAACATCGTGCGTGCGATCGGCCTGGACCCGTTCGCGGACGTTCCGTATCTGGTGATGGAGTACGTGGAGGGGCTGTCGCTGGCGGGGCTGATCGAGAGGCACCCGCGTGGATTGCCGCCGTCCAGCGTACAACAGATCACGGTGGGGATTCTGCGGGCGCTGGAGCACGCGCACACCAACGGGGTGATCCACCGGGACATCAAGCCGGCCAACGTGCTGGTGGCCGGGGCGGGCCGGAAGCCAGTGGAGACGATTGTCACGGATGACGTGAAGGTGACGGATTTCGGGCTGGGGCAGGCGGGGGAGGTCACCACGGCGAGCATTCTTCAATCGGGCAGCCTTGTTTCCGAGGAGGGCCGCAGCATTTCGGGCACGCTGGCCTACATGTCGCCCGAGCAGCGGGACGGGGGGCAGACCGACAATCGGAGCGATCTGTACTCGGTGGGCATCGTTCTCTTTGAAATGTGCTGCGGCGAGCGGCCCAGCGGAGGAGACCTGCCGTCGCACATCCGGCCGGGCCTGCCGTCGTGGGTGGATGGTGTATTCAGCAAGTTGTATACACGTCGCGATCGGCGGCTGGCGTCAGCGACCGAGGCGCTGGCGATGATTGACGCGGGCAGCGCGCCCCCGATTATTCGCTCATCCGATCATTTGCGTTCGCGGCCGGTCGGGGTCGCGGTGGGTGGGAGCTGCCCGGCCTGCGGCGGGCGCGTCGAGCGCGATGACAACTTTTGCATTCATTGCGGCGCGCAGCTGGTGACGAACCCGCGTCGCTGCGAGCAGTGCGGCGGTTACCCCGCAGCCGATGATCGCTTCTGTGTGTTCTGCGGAGGCGCCCTGCCGGAAAGGGTGGGCTGA
- the efp gene encoding elongation factor P — protein MPKAIDLRKGQCVEYESKLWIVHEASRVSKGNWRSYMQVKLKNFQTGQIIDQRFNMDEDLPSPHVEDRTYEYLYRDGDSFVLMDMQNYEQVNVSKDLMPDAESYLKGNEKVIAKSIDGQIVGVELPNTVVLQVTEAPPVIKGATATNQSKDAVLETGLKVRVPPFIVTGEMVKIDTRTGEYIERA, from the coding sequence ATGCCCAAAGCCATCGATCTTCGCAAAGGCCAGTGCGTTGAATACGAAAGCAAACTCTGGATCGTGCACGAAGCATCGCGCGTCTCCAAGGGGAACTGGCGCAGCTACATGCAGGTCAAGCTCAAGAACTTCCAGACCGGCCAGATCATCGATCAACGGTTCAACATGGATGAGGACCTGCCATCGCCTCACGTCGAAGACCGCACCTACGAGTACCTCTATCGCGACGGCGACAGCTTCGTTCTCATGGACATGCAAAACTACGAGCAGGTCAACGTCTCAAAGGACCTCATGCCCGACGCCGAGAGTTACCTGAAGGGCAACGAGAAAGTGATCGCCAAGAGCATCGACGGCCAGATCGTCGGCGTGGAACTGCCCAACACCGTCGTGCTCCAGGTCACCGAAGCGCCACCGGTCATCAAGGGCGCAACGGCCACGAACCAAAGCAAGGATGCCGTGCTGGAAACCGGGCTGAAGGTCCGCGTCCCGCCGTTCATCGTGACCGGCGAAATGGTGAAAATCGACACGCGAACCGGGGAATACATCGAGCGGGCATAG
- the accB gene encoding acetyl-CoA carboxylase biotin carboxyl carrier protein, whose protein sequence is MNIDEIKTLTDLMVENDLSEVMIRDGEKRIILRRGGRAPVVASVQAAIPADHAAAAAPASPPAPAALVSSAPVPAAPAVDASLSTIKSPMVGTFYAAPDPDAPAFVKVGDRVNPDSVIGVIEAMKVFNEIKAEISGTIESIDVTSGTPVEFGQVLMRVRP, encoded by the coding sequence ATGAACATCGACGAAATCAAAACCCTGACGGATCTGATGGTCGAGAACGACCTGTCGGAGGTCATGATCCGTGACGGCGAGAAACGAATCATTCTCCGCCGAGGCGGTCGAGCTCCCGTTGTGGCATCTGTTCAGGCAGCCATCCCGGCAGACCATGCCGCAGCGGCAGCCCCGGCATCCCCCCCGGCTCCGGCAGCCTTGGTTTCGTCAGCCCCGGTACCGGCAGCCCCCGCGGTGGATGCGAGCCTGTCCACCATCAAGTCGCCGATGGTCGGCACGTTCTACGCAGCACCGGACCCCGACGCGCCGGCGTTTGTAAAGGTCGGCGACCGTGTGAACCCCGATAGCGTCATCGGAGTCATCGAGGCCATGAAGGTTTTCAACGAGATCAAGGCCGAGATCAGTGGGACGATCGAGTCCATAGACGTAACCAGTGGCACACCTGTGGAGTTTGGGCAGGTACTGATGCGCGTTCGCCCCTAG
- the accC gene encoding acetyl-CoA carboxylase biotin carboxylase subunit, translating into MQKRKFSKILVANRGEIALRVIRACKEMGIQTVAVYSEADRDAPYLQLADQRVCIGPAPSVQSYLRSDRIIAAAEVANVDAIHPGYGFLAENASFSEQCRASKIEFIGPSAEAIRLLGDKAAAKKLAKKTRVKTVPGSDGVVEDDEHAVKLAAEIGYPVMIKAAAGGGGRGMRVAHNEVTLRTQIRNARNEAETAFKDGRVYIEKLIEQPRHVEVQILADQHGNRIHLWERDCTLQRRHQKLVEESPSPAISDKTRQALCAAAVKLVEAANYYSAGTVEFIVDKNGDFYFLEVNTRIQVEHTVTELVTGIDLIQWMIRIAAGEKLTLRQKDIPQNGCAIEVRINAEDPANGFRPCPGRIEEFRAPGGFGVRFDSHACAGYTIGPNYDSLVGKLLVHRATREEAIHCMQRCLAEFHIAPIKTTIPLLREIFANADFANANIDTGFIERVLLARPPS; encoded by the coding sequence GTGCAAAAACGCAAGTTCTCCAAGATCCTTGTGGCCAATCGAGGCGAAATCGCCCTGCGGGTGATCCGCGCCTGCAAGGAAATGGGCATTCAGACCGTCGCGGTCTACTCGGAAGCCGACCGCGACGCGCCCTACCTGCAACTGGCAGATCAGCGTGTCTGCATCGGCCCTGCGCCGTCGGTGCAGAGTTACCTTCGATCGGATCGAATCATCGCGGCGGCCGAGGTCGCCAACGTCGACGCCATTCATCCCGGTTACGGGTTTCTCGCCGAGAACGCGAGTTTTTCCGAGCAGTGCCGCGCGAGCAAGATCGAATTCATCGGCCCCAGCGCCGAGGCGATCCGCCTGCTGGGCGACAAGGCGGCGGCGAAGAAGCTGGCCAAGAAGACTCGCGTCAAGACGGTCCCCGGCAGCGATGGCGTCGTCGAGGACGACGAACACGCGGTCAAGCTCGCGGCGGAGATCGGCTACCCGGTGATGATCAAAGCGGCGGCCGGCGGCGGCGGCCGCGGCATGCGCGTGGCACATAACGAAGTCACGCTGCGCACACAGATTCGCAACGCTCGGAACGAAGCCGAAACGGCCTTCAAGGACGGTCGCGTCTACATTGAAAAGTTGATCGAGCAGCCGCGGCACGTCGAAGTGCAAATCCTCGCGGACCAGCACGGCAATCGGATTCATCTGTGGGAGCGTGATTGCACGCTTCAGCGGCGGCATCAGAAACTGGTGGAAGAATCGCCCTCGCCGGCGATCAGCGACAAGACGCGACAGGCGCTGTGCGCCGCAGCGGTGAAGCTGGTCGAGGCGGCGAATTATTACTCGGCCGGCACCGTGGAATTCATCGTTGACAAAAATGGTGATTTTTACTTCCTGGAAGTCAACACGCGTATCCAGGTCGAGCACACCGTCACCGAGCTGGTCACCGGAATCGACTTGATCCAATGGATGATTCGCATCGCCGCCGGAGAGAAACTGACCTTGCGTCAGAAGGACATCCCACAGAACGGCTGCGCCATCGAAGTGCGAATCAACGCCGAGGACCCGGCCAACGGGTTCCGCCCTTGTCCGGGTCGGATCGAGGAATTCCGCGCGCCAGGCGGCTTCGGCGTGCGGTTTGATTCGCACGCCTGCGCGGGCTACACCATCGGCCCGAATTACGATTCCCTGGTGGGCAAGCTGCTGGTGCATCGGGCGACGCGCGAAGAGGCGATCCATTGCATGCAGCGCTGCCTGGCCGAGTTTCACATCGCACCGATCAAGACGACGATACCGCTGTTGCGCGAGATCTTCGCCAACGCCGATTTCGCCAACGCCAACATCGATACGGGATTCATCGAGCGCGTCCTGCTGGCGCGCCCGCCGTCCTGA
- a CDS encoding response regulator, whose amino-acid sequence MVADAGNGNGRGHGFRELSGRHILVVEDCSSTRGLIARLLSREGAHVSVCDNGKAAVNIVLDGRASDSPVEAVLMDMDMPVLDGHAATRLLRAKGFDRPIIALTAESTGPERDTCIVEGCDDYITKPVETTILIRVILGCLSRAATK is encoded by the coding sequence ATGGTTGCTGATGCCGGAAATGGCAATGGGCGCGGCCACGGTTTTCGCGAGTTGTCGGGTCGGCATATTCTTGTCGTCGAGGATTGCTCTTCGACGCGCGGATTGATCGCACGGTTGCTTAGCCGCGAAGGGGCACACGTCTCGGTCTGTGACAATGGCAAGGCCGCGGTCAACATCGTGCTCGACGGCCGCGCGTCCGACTCCCCGGTCGAGGCCGTTCTGATGGACATGGACATGCCGGTGCTCGACGGCCACGCGGCCACACGCCTGCTTCGCGCGAAGGGATTTGACCGCCCGATCATCGCGCTGACGGCCGAGTCAACCGGTCCGGAACGCGACACATGCATCGTGGAGGGCTGTGACGATTACATCACCAAGCCGGTCGAGACGACGATTCTGATTCGAGTGATTCTGGGGTGTCTGTCGCGCGCGGCGACGAAGTAG
- the larE gene encoding ATP-dependent sacrificial sulfur transferase LarE: MIVTDAAAKLERANAILRELGSAAVAFSGGVDSTLVLKLAVDALGTERVLAVTGASPSVAANELADARRLAEHIGARHEVISTREFENPAYLANPVNRCYHCKTELYSRMTPLLTRHGLATIASGTNADDLGDHRPGLLAAAEFGVRAPLAEAGLTKADVRAASRWLGLPTADKPAAPCLSSRLPYGEAVTPEKLAMVEQAEQVLRGEGLVECRVRHHGDASRGALARIEVPRGQIARLAEPALRQRVTEALRSLGYAYVALDLEGFRSGSLNEVIAFGKRQT, encoded by the coding sequence ATGATCGTCACGGATGCGGCGGCAAAGCTCGAACGCGCGAATGCCATCCTTCGGGAACTGGGCAGCGCAGCGGTAGCCTTCAGCGGTGGGGTCGATTCTACGCTCGTCTTGAAACTGGCGGTCGATGCGCTTGGCACGGAGCGCGTGCTGGCCGTCACGGGCGCAAGCCCCAGCGTCGCAGCGAACGAATTAGCCGACGCCCGTCGCCTGGCGGAGCATATCGGTGCGCGGCATGAGGTCATTTCAACGCGGGAGTTTGAAAATCCCGCCTACCTCGCCAACCCCGTCAATCGCTGTTATCACTGCAAGACCGAACTTTATTCGCGTATGACGCCGCTGCTTACGCGGCATGGGCTGGCGACCATCGCTTCCGGCACCAACGCCGACGATTTGGGCGATCATCGCCCGGGTCTGCTCGCGGCGGCCGAGTTCGGCGTTCGTGCCCCGCTCGCCGAAGCCGGATTGACCAAAGCCGATGTCCGCGCGGCGTCGCGGTGGCTCGGTCTGCCGACGGCCGACAAACCGGCCGCCCCGTGCCTGTCGAGCCGCTTGCCCTATGGGGAGGCGGTCACGCCGGAGAAACTGGCGATGGTGGAGCAGGCCGAGCAGGTCCTGCGGGGCGAGGGGTTGGTCGAGTGTCGCGTCCGCCATCATGGGGATGCGTCGCGGGGGGCGCTGGCGAGGATCGAGGTCCCTCGCGGGCAGATCGCGCGATTGGCCGAGCCGGCGCTTCGGCAGCGCGTCACGGAGGCGTTGCGATCGCTCGGGTATGCATACGTCGCGCTCGACCTTGAGGGCTTTCGGTCGGGCAGTCTGAATGAGGTGATCGCGTTCGGAAAGCGACAAACATAG
- a CDS encoding metal ABC transporter permease — translation MKAAALMPMLAMLTPDDGWVMATAVLCNVACAVLGCFLVLRRMALLGDAISHAVLPGLALAFILTGTRHVVPMLIGALIVGVFTAYATQLLHQWGKVPEDSSMGVVFTSLFALGVLLITFVADSVDLDPGCVLYGDIGAAPGYPLILFGREWPLPRQTAILAGMCAVNLMFVTLCYKELQIVSFDAFLATTMGISATLVHYLLMTLVAATAVASFEAVGSILVVAMLIAPPATAYLLTDRLKTMLVLAAVIGAVSGVIGYLIAAYVIDTPPAAMMATVATAFFALAVFLAPRHGYISKRWRQWTLALRIAREDVLGMVYRWEERAGGRPLTVDVLFDSIGATRTSRSAVRTLLRDRLLEPSQQTLRLTDAGRAAAASLVRAHRLWEAYLNKHFPLPLDHLHEPAGRMEHYVGTELQSRIEQEMPGVADPHGSRIPETP, via the coding sequence ATGAAGGCCGCCGCGCTGATGCCGATGCTGGCCATGCTCACGCCCGATGATGGCTGGGTGATGGCGACCGCCGTCCTGTGCAACGTGGCGTGCGCGGTGCTCGGGTGTTTTCTTGTGCTGCGGCGCATGGCGCTGCTGGGCGACGCGATCTCGCACGCCGTGCTGCCGGGCCTGGCCCTGGCGTTCATTCTCACCGGCACGCGGCACGTCGTGCCCATGCTGATCGGCGCTTTGATTGTCGGCGTCTTCACCGCCTACGCGACGCAGTTGCTGCATCAGTGGGGAAAGGTCCCCGAGGACTCCTCAATGGGCGTCGTATTTACGTCACTCTTTGCGCTCGGCGTCCTGCTCATCACCTTCGTCGCCGACAGCGTCGATCTCGACCCCGGCTGCGTGCTGTACGGCGATATCGGCGCGGCGCCGGGCTATCCGCTCATTCTCTTCGGCCGCGAATGGCCCCTCCCGCGCCAAACGGCCATCCTCGCCGGCATGTGCGCCGTGAATCTCATGTTTGTGACGCTCTGCTACAAGGAATTGCAGATCGTCTCGTTCGACGCGTTTCTCGCGACGACCATGGGCATCAGCGCCACACTCGTTCACTACCTGCTCATGACGCTCGTCGCCGCGACGGCCGTGGCCTCGTTTGAGGCGGTTGGTTCGATTCTCGTCGTCGCCATGCTCATCGCGCCGCCGGCCACCGCATACCTGCTGACCGATCGGCTCAAGACGATGCTCGTGCTGGCGGCGGTGATCGGCGCGGTGAGCGGAGTGATCGGCTATCTGATCGCGGCGTACGTCATCGACACGCCGCCCGCCGCGATGATGGCCACGGTTGCGACCGCGTTCTTCGCGCTGGCGGTGTTTCTTGCGCCGCGGCACGGTTACATCAGCAAGCGCTGGCGGCAGTGGACGCTTGCCCTGCGCATCGCGCGCGAGGACGTGCTCGGAATGGTGTACCGATGGGAGGAGCGCGCCGGCGGCCGGCCCCTGACCGTGGACGTGCTTTTTGACTCGATCGGCGCGACGCGTACGTCCCGCTCGGCCGTGCGAACGCTGCTGCGTGATCGACTTCTTGAGCCGTCGCAGCAGACGCTTCGGCTGACCGACGCCGGGCGCGCCGCGGCCGCGAGCCTCGTCCGGGCGCATCGCTTGTGGGAGGCCTATCTGAACAAACACTTTCCGCTCCCGTTGGATCACCTGCACGAACCGGCCGGTCGGATGGAGCATTACGTCGGGACGGAGCTTCAATCGCGGATCGAGCAGGAGATGCCCGGCGTCGCCGACCCGCACGGGAGTCGCATTCCCGAGACACCATGA
- a CDS encoding metal ABC transporter permease, with amino-acid sequence MTDELFRLLTLQDPNTRIVLIGTGLLGLCSGVIGSLAVLRRRALMGDALAHAALPGLWVAFFLTGDRSFLALLAGAAVAGALGVAAVAFIRDHTRVKEDAAIGIVLSGFFAAGLCLSRIIGDLHLGNSAGLDGFLFGKAAAMLPEDVWTIAAVAAATVAIVTLLFKEFRLLCFDREFGASQGWPVRRLDLALMLLLVVCTVVGLPAVGVVLMAALLIIPATAARFWTHRLHRMIVLAAFFGAVSGVVGSAISALHAKISTGPAVVLTSAVIFALSMLFAPQRGVVVSLIRRRSVNPPAPVVRSGGAVA; translated from the coding sequence ATGACGGATGAGCTTTTTCGATTGCTGACGCTTCAGGATCCCAACACGCGGATCGTGCTGATCGGCACGGGCCTGTTGGGATTGTGCTCCGGCGTGATCGGCAGCCTCGCGGTGTTGCGCCGGCGAGCGCTGATGGGCGATGCGCTCGCGCATGCGGCGCTGCCGGGGTTGTGGGTGGCGTTTTTCCTGACGGGCGATCGGAGCTTCCTCGCGCTGCTCGCCGGGGCGGCGGTCGCCGGCGCGCTGGGTGTCGCCGCCGTGGCATTTATTCGCGATCACACGCGCGTGAAGGAAGACGCCGCCATCGGAATCGTCTTGAGCGGCTTCTTCGCCGCAGGGTTGTGCTTGTCGCGCATCATCGGCGATCTGCACCTGGGTAACTCGGCCGGACTCGACGGATTCCTGTTCGGCAAGGCCGCCGCGATGCTGCCCGAGGATGTTTGGACCATCGCCGCGGTCGCCGCCGCGACGGTCGCAATCGTGACACTGCTGTTCAAGGAGTTCCGCCTGCTTTGTTTTGATCGTGAATTCGGCGCGTCGCAGGGCTGGCCGGTGCGACGGCTGGACCTTGCGCTGATGCTCCTGCTGGTCGTCTGCACGGTCGTCGGACTGCCGGCCGTCGGCGTCGTGCTGATGGCGGCGCTGCTGATCATCCCCGCGACCGCGGCTCGATTCTGGACGCATCGGCTCCATCGCATGATCGTGCTGGCCGCGTTCTTTGGGGCCGTCTCCGGCGTCGTCGGCAGCGCGATCAGCGCCCTGCACGCCAAGATTTCGACCGGCCCGGCAGTGGTACTGACTTCGGCAGTGATCTTCGCCCTGTCGATGCTCTTCGCCCCGCAGCGCGGCGTCGTGGTGAGCCTGATTCGCCGCCGCAGCGTGAATCCGCCCGCGCCGGTAGTGCGATCGGGAGGCGCCGTCGCATGA
- a CDS encoding metal ABC transporter ATP-binding protein, protein MIAVEVHDVTVAYDRKPVLWDVDLELPAGRLIGVMGPNGAGKTTLLKAVLGLVPIASGRIEIFGQPLARCRRRVGYVPQRETVDWDFPVSALDVVLMGRYGRLGWLRRPGRADRAAAMEGLARVGMADYAHRQISQLSGGQQQRVFLARALVQDAEVYFMDEPFAGVDAATEAAIVELLKALRTSGRTVIAVHHDLQTAPEYFDYTVLLNLRVVAAGPTREVFNNKNLQETYGGRLTILDAAGEALRQAKRV, encoded by the coding sequence ATGATCGCTGTCGAAGTGCACGATGTGACCGTCGCCTATGACCGCAAGCCGGTGCTGTGGGACGTGGACCTGGAGTTGCCTGCCGGGCGATTGATCGGCGTCATGGGGCCGAACGGCGCCGGCAAGACGACGTTGCTCAAGGCGGTGCTGGGTCTGGTGCCGATCGCCAGCGGGCGGATCGAGATTTTTGGTCAGCCGCTGGCACGGTGTCGCCGCCGCGTGGGTTATGTACCGCAGCGCGAAACGGTGGACTGGGATTTTCCCGTGAGCGCGCTGGATGTGGTGCTGATGGGCCGATACGGGAGGCTGGGCTGGCTGCGTCGTCCGGGGCGAGCGGATCGCGCAGCGGCGATGGAGGGTTTGGCGCGCGTGGGGATGGCGGATTATGCGCACCGTCAGATCAGCCAGTTGTCGGGTGGTCAGCAGCAGCGGGTGTTTCTCGCGCGGGCGCTGGTACAGGATGCGGAAGTCTATTTCATGGATGAGCCGTTTGCGGGGGTCGATGCGGCGACCGAGGCGGCGATCGTGGAGTTGCTCAAGGCGCTGCGCACGTCGGGACGGACGGTCATCGCCGTGCATCACGATTTGCAGACCGCGCCGGAGTACTTTGATTACACGGTGCTGCTGAACTTGCGCGTGGTGGCCGCCGGGCCGACGCGCGAGGTGTTCAACAACAAGAATCTTCAGGAGACCTACGGCGGGCGGCTGACGATCCTGGACGCGGCCGGCGAGGCCTTGCGCCAGGCGAAGCGGGTGTAA
- a CDS encoding zinc ABC transporter substrate-binding protein produces the protein MPHLVWFKCRRPVLLGLLALVLVPSTAGCREAPPSGQAAASPGAGTATDAPLKVVCTIGMITDVVRNIGGPRVEVTGLMGEHVDPHLYKATPADHRALSAAEVIFYGGLHLEGKMADLFVQMARKKPVYAVTQDIDPSKLREPPEFEGQFDPHVWFDVSLWQSAVGTIRDGLSAVRPAWKDEFAARAADYTAKLDELHDWCRLRIASLPVERRVLVTAHDAFGYFGRAYGMEVLAIQGISTESEAALKKINDLVDTLVARKIPAVFIESSVNPRTIQALIEGCKARGHVVRIGGELFSDAMGAAGTTEGTYIGMVRHNVETIVKALQ, from the coding sequence ATGCCCCATCTTGTTTGGTTCAAATGCCGGAGGCCGGTCCTCCTCGGGCTTCTCGCGCTGGTGCTCGTGCCTTCGACGGCCGGCTGCCGCGAAGCCCCCCCGAGCGGGCAAGCCGCGGCCTCGCCCGGCGCCGGCACGGCGACCGACGCCCCCCTGAAAGTCGTCTGCACAATCGGCATGATCACCGATGTGGTCCGCAACATCGGCGGCCCGCGCGTCGAGGTCACCGGCCTCATGGGGGAGCACGTCGATCCGCATCTTTACAAAGCGACGCCGGCCGACCATCGCGCCCTGTCCGCCGCCGAGGTCATCTTCTACGGCGGTCTTCATTTGGAAGGCAAAATGGCCGATCTGTTCGTGCAGATGGCGCGGAAGAAACCCGTGTACGCCGTGACGCAGGATATCGACCCGTCAAAGTTGCGCGAGCCGCCGGAGTTTGAAGGTCAATTTGATCCGCACGTTTGGTTCGATGTGTCGCTGTGGCAGTCCGCCGTCGGCACGATCCGCGATGGGTTGAGCGCAGTGAGGCCGGCGTGGAAAGACGAGTTTGCCGCGCGCGCCGCGGACTACACCGCAAAGCTGGACGAATTGCACGACTGGTGCCGTTTGCGCATCGCGTCGCTGCCGGTCGAACGGCGCGTGCTGGTGACGGCGCACGACGCGTTCGGGTATTTCGGCCGGGCGTACGGCATGGAGGTGCTGGCGATCCAGGGGATCAGCACCGAGAGCGAAGCGGCATTGAAGAAGATCAATGATCTGGTGGATACGCTGGTTGCTCGGAAGATTCCCGCGGTGTTCATCGAGAGCAGCGTGAATCCGCGGACGATTCAGGCGCTGATCGAGGGCTGCAAGGCGCGGGGCCACGTCGTGCGCATCGGCGGCGAGCTGTTCAGCGACGCCATGGGGGCGGCGGGGACGACCGAGGGGACGTACATCGGCATGGTGCGGCACAACGTCGAGACGATTGTAAAGGCGCTGCAATGA
- the mntR gene encoding manganese-binding transcriptional regulator MntR — protein sequence MARVRSCLVARKRLSAARKPASGTPGAPARSRRNHADAFRASRQSNAAETAEDYAELIDELIRQNGEARSVELAARLGVSHVTVAKTIRRLCREGLVQAKPYRAIFLTAQGQALAERCRKRHEEVALFLVALGVSSATAEIDAEGIEHHVSDETLEAMRRFIKKGPRR from the coding sequence ATGGCCCGCGTTAGGAGCTGCCTCGTGGCTCGAAAACGTCTATCCGCCGCCCGGAAACCGGCCTCCGGAACGCCCGGTGCTCCAGCGCGCAGCCGGCGCAACCACGCCGACGCCTTCCGCGCCAGCCGCCAATCCAACGCCGCCGAGACGGCCGAGGACTACGCCGAATTGATTGATGAGTTGATCCGTCAGAATGGCGAAGCGCGATCGGTGGAACTCGCGGCGCGGCTGGGGGTGTCCCACGTGACGGTGGCCAAGACGATCCGGCGGTTGTGCCGCGAGGGGCTGGTGCAGGCCAAGCCGTATCGAGCCATTTTCCTAACAGCGCAGGGCCAGGCACTGGCCGAGCGCTGTCGCAAGCGGCACGAAGAAGTGGCGTTGTTTCTCGTCGCGCTGGGGGTCTCGTCCGCGACGGCCGAGATCGACGCCGAAGGGATCGAGCATCATGTCAGCGATGAGACGCTCGAAGCGATGCGCCGGTTCATAAAAAAAGGCCCGCGCCGATGA
- the mtnA gene encoding S-methyl-5-thioribose-1-phosphate isomerase — protein sequence MLGQAEAVPDPTRQVLRPVWWNQGAGPRGALQLIDQTLLPNDVQYITCVTLQQVWDAIKTLQVRGAPAIGVAAAYGVLVGLDEFYEIDDWRFRTRQICDFLATSRPTAVNLFWALDRMRRKAEALPAGLEWEAAFQSLLIEAHAIRNEDAAMCRAIGAVGRDLIPDGAGIITHCNAGALATSEYGTALAAMYAAHEAGRKFRVFVDETRPLLQGARLTSWELSRAGIETILMCDNMAAVILAQKQAQLVIVGADRIAANGDTANKIGTYGLAVLAAAHSVPFYVAAPVTTFDTSIKDGSGIPIEFRDAEEIRRVGLDRFAPVEVPCFSPAFDVTPASLITGIITNKGLIHPVTPDRIRQILGR from the coding sequence ATGCTCGGCCAAGCCGAGGCCGTGCCCGATCCGACGCGTCAGGTGCTTCGTCCGGTCTGGTGGAACCAGGGGGCCGGCCCGCGCGGGGCGCTGCAGCTCATCGATCAGACCCTTCTGCCCAACGACGTGCAATATATTACGTGCGTGACACTCCAGCAGGTCTGGGACGCCATCAAGACGCTTCAGGTCCGCGGCGCCCCGGCCATCGGTGTCGCCGCCGCCTACGGCGTGCTCGTCGGCCTTGATGAGTTCTACGAGATCGACGATTGGCGCTTCCGCACGCGGCAGATCTGCGATTTTCTGGCCACGAGCCGCCCGACCGCTGTCAACCTCTTCTGGGCACTGGACCGTATGCGCCGCAAGGCCGAGGCCTTGCCCGCCGGACTGGAATGGGAAGCGGCTTTTCAATCCCTGCTCATCGAGGCCCATGCCATTCGCAACGAGGACGCCGCCATGTGCCGCGCGATCGGCGCGGTCGGTCGAGATCTCATTCCCGACGGCGCCGGCATCATCACCCATTGCAACGCCGGCGCGCTGGCCACCAGCGAGTACGGCACCGCGCTGGCTGCCATGTACGCGGCGCACGAGGCGGGCCGAAAATTTCGCGTGTTTGTCGACGAAACCCGCCCGCTGCTTCAGGGCGCGCGGCTCACGTCCTGGGAACTCTCCCGCGCCGGCATCGAAACCATTCTCATGTGCGACAACATGGCGGCTGTCATCCTCGCGCAGAAGCAGGCCCAGCTGGTCATCGTCGGCGCCGATCGCATCGCCGCCAATGGCGACACCGCCAACAAGATCGGCACGTACGGATTGGCCGTGCTGGCTGCCGCGCACAGCGTCCCGTTCTATGTGGCCGCGCCGGTCACGACGTTCGACACGTCCATCAAGGACGGCTCGGGGATTCCGATTGAGTTCCGCGACGCGGAGGAAATTCGCCGCGTGGGCCTGGATCGCTTCGCCCCGGTCGAGGTGCCCTGTTTCAGCCCGGCGTTTGACGTGACCCCCGCCTCGCTGATTACCGGAATCATCACCAACAAGGGTCTGATTCACCCCGTCACGCCTGACCGCATCCGCCAGATTCTGGGCCGCTGA